A window of the Mastacembelus armatus unplaced genomic scaffold, fMasArm1.2, whole genome shotgun sequence genome harbors these coding sequences:
- the ezh2 gene encoding histone-lysine N-methyltransferase EZH2 isoform X2 gives MVLTGKRSEKGPACWRKRVKSEYMRLRQLKRFRRADEVKSMFNTNRQKIMERTDILNQEWKTRRIQPVHIMTSVSSLRGTRECTVDSGFSEFPRQIIPLKTLNAVASVPVMYSWSPLQQNFMVEDETVLHNIPYMGDEILDQDGTFIEELIKNYDGKVHGDRECGFINDEIFVELVSALSQYSDDEDDEEEEEHDLKVDKMDMCDGKDPENPRKDGLINSEGRTSNDGTKKFPSDKIFEAISSMFPDKGSTEELKEKYKELTEQQLPGALPPECTPNIDGPNARSVQREQSLHSFHTLFCRRCFKYDCFLHPFHATPNTYKRKNLENLVESKPCGIDCYMYLVQDGIMREYPAGIVADRAKTPSKRMVGRRRGRLPNSNSRPSTPTVSSETKDTDSDREGSKDDERDNDEDKKDENTSSSEGNSRCQTPVKMKLTAEAEAVEWSGAEASLFRVLIGTYYDNYCAIARLIGTKTCRQVYEFRVKESSIIARAPAEDEDTPPRKKKRKHRLWATHCRKIQLKKGQNRFPGCRCKAQCNTKQCPCYLAVRECDPDLCLTCGAADHWDSKNVSCKNCSIQRGAKKHLLLAPSDVAGWGIFIKEPVQKNEFISEYCGEIISQDEADRRGKVYDKYMCSFLFNLNNDFVVDATRKGNKIRFANHSVNPNCYAKVMMVNGDHRIGIFAKRAIQTGEELFFDYRYSQADALKYVGIEREMEIP, from the exons ATGGTGCTCACTGGGAAGCGCTCAGAGAAGGGTCCTGCCTGCTGGAGGAAGAGGGTGAAGTCTGAGTACATGAGGCTTCGGCAGCTCAAACGCTTCAGACGGGCCGACGAGGTCAAG aGCATGTTTAACACCAACCGTCAAAAAATCATGGAGAGAACTGACATTTTGAACCAAGAATGGAAGACCAGGCGAATCCAGCCAGTTCATATCATGACATCTGTTAGCTCCTTAAGAGGCACCCGAGAG TGTACTGTGGACAGTGGATTCTCTGAGTTCCCCAGACAGATCATCCCTCTGAAGACTCTCAATGCTGTGGCCTCAGTCCCAGTCATGTATTCCTGGTCACCACTGCAGCAGAACTTCATG GTGGAGGATGAGACAGTGCTCCATAACATCCCCTACATGGGAGATGAGATCCTGGACCAGGATGGTACTTTCATAGAAGAGCTCATCAAGAACTATGATGGAAAAGTACATGGAGACAGAG AGTGCGGCTTCATAAATGATGAGATCTTTGTGGAGTTGGTCAGTGCTCTGTCACAGTAcagtgatgatgaggatgatgaggaagaggaagaacatGATTTAAAGGTTGACAAGATGGACATGTGTGACGGCAAGGATCCAGAGAACCCCCGCAAGGATGGGCTCATTAACAGTGAGG GCCGAACCAGCAATGACGGCACCAAGAAGTTTCCTTCTGACAAGATTTTTGAAGCCATCTCTTCCATGTTTCCTGACAAGGGCTCCACTGAGGAGCTCAAAGAAAA GTACAAGGAGTTGACGGAGCAGCAGCTGCCTGGTGCTCTCCCACCTGAATGCACACCAAACATTGATGGTCCAAATGCTCGCTCAGTGCAGCGAGAGCAGAGCCTGCACTCCTTCCACACACTGTTCTGCAGACGCTGCTTCAAATATGACTGCTTCCTCCACC ctTTCCATGCAACTCCAAATACCTATAAGCGCAAGAACTTGGAAAACCTGGTAGAAAGTAAACCATGTGGCATTGACTGCTACATGTACCTGGTGCAG GATGGTATCATGAGGGAGTACCCTGCTGGAATAGTTGCAGATCGGGCTAAGACGCCCTCCAAGCGTATGGTGGGCCGCCGCCGTGGACGACTGCCCAACAGCAACAGCCGGCCCAGCACCCCTACCGTTTCTTCGGaaacaaaagacacagacagCGACCGTGAAGGCAGCAAAGACGACGAGAGAGACAACGATGAAGACAAGAAGGATGAGAACACAAGCAGCTCAG AGGGTAACTCGCGGTGTCAGACTCCTGTGAAGATGAAGCTGACTGCTGAGGCTGAAGCAGTGGAGTGGAGTGGAGCCGAAGCCTCTCTGTTCAGGGTTCTGATTGGGACATACTATGACAACTACTGCGCCATTGCACGCCTCATAGGCACCAAGACCTGCAGACAG GTTTACGAGTTCAGGGTCAAGGAGTCGAGCATCATTGCTCGGGCTCCTGCAGAGGATGAGGACACACCGCctagaaagaagaagaggaaacacaGGCTGTGGGCCACTCACTGCAGGAAGATCCAGCTGaagaaag GTCAGAATCGTTTTCCAGGTTGTCGGTGCAAAGCCCAGTGTAATACCAAGCAGTGTCCCTGCTACCTGGCAGTGAGGGAGTGTGACCCCGACCTCTGTCTGACCTGTGGCGCTGCAGACCACTGGGACAGCAAGAATGTGTCCTGCAAGAACTGCTCCATTCAGAGAGGAGCCAAGAAG CACCTGCTGCTGGCCCCGTCAGACGTGGCAGGCTGGGGCATCTTCATCAAAGAGCCGGTGCAGAAAAATGAGTTCATCTCTGAGTACTGTGGAGAG ATTATCTCTCAGGATGAAGCAGACCGAAGGGGGAAAGTCTACGACAAATACATGTGCAGCTTCCTCTTCAATCTGAACAATG ACTTTGTTGTTGATGCAACGAGAAAGGGCAATAAGATCCGCTTTGCCAACCACTCTGTCAATCCTAACTGCTATGCAAAAG TGATGATGGTGAACGGGGATCACCGAATAGGGATCTTTGCCAAAAGAGCCATCCAGACTGGAGAGGAACTATTCTTTGACTACAG GTACAGCCAGGCGGATGCTCTGAAGTACGTCGGGATTGAGCGGGAGATGGAGATACCCTGA
- the ezh2 gene encoding histone-lysine N-methyltransferase EZH2 isoform X1, with protein sequence MVLTGKRSEKGPACWRKRVKSEYMRLRQLKRFRRADEVKSMFNTNRQKIMERTDILNQEWKTRRIQPVHIMTSVSSLRGTRECTVDSGFSEFPRQIIPLKTLNAVASVPVMYSWSPLQQNFMVEDETVLHNIPYMGDEILDQDGTFIEELIKNYDGKVHGDRECGFINDEIFVELVSALSQYSDDEDDEEEEEHDLKVDKMDMCDGKDPENPRKDGLINSEGRTSNDGTKKFPSDKIFEAISSMFPDKGSTEELKEKYKELTEQQLPGALPPECTPNIDGPNARSVQREQSLHSFHTLFCRRCFKYDCFLHPFHATPNTYKRKNLENLVESKPCGIDCYMYLVQDGIMREYPAGIVADRAKTPSKRMVGRRRGRLPNSNSRPSTPTVSSETKDTDSDREGSKDDERDNDEDKKDENTSSSEGNSRCQTPVKMKLTAEAEAVEWSGAEASLFRVLIGTYYDNYCAIARLIGTKTCRQVYEFRVKESSIIARAPAEDEDTPPRKKKRKHRLWATHCRKIQLKKDGSSNHVYNYQPCDHPRQPCDSSCPCVTAQNFCEKFCQCSSECQNRFPGCRCKAQCNTKQCPCYLAVRECDPDLCLTCGAADHWDSKNVSCKNCSIQRGAKKHLLLAPSDVAGWGIFIKEPVQKNEFISEYCGEIISQDEADRRGKVYDKYMCSFLFNLNNDFVVDATRKGNKIRFANHSVNPNCYAKVMMVNGDHRIGIFAKRAIQTGEELFFDYRYSQADALKYVGIEREMEIP encoded by the exons ATGGTGCTCACTGGGAAGCGCTCAGAGAAGGGTCCTGCCTGCTGGAGGAAGAGGGTGAAGTCTGAGTACATGAGGCTTCGGCAGCTCAAACGCTTCAGACGGGCCGACGAGGTCAAG aGCATGTTTAACACCAACCGTCAAAAAATCATGGAGAGAACTGACATTTTGAACCAAGAATGGAAGACCAGGCGAATCCAGCCAGTTCATATCATGACATCTGTTAGCTCCTTAAGAGGCACCCGAGAG TGTACTGTGGACAGTGGATTCTCTGAGTTCCCCAGACAGATCATCCCTCTGAAGACTCTCAATGCTGTGGCCTCAGTCCCAGTCATGTATTCCTGGTCACCACTGCAGCAGAACTTCATG GTGGAGGATGAGACAGTGCTCCATAACATCCCCTACATGGGAGATGAGATCCTGGACCAGGATGGTACTTTCATAGAAGAGCTCATCAAGAACTATGATGGAAAAGTACATGGAGACAGAG AGTGCGGCTTCATAAATGATGAGATCTTTGTGGAGTTGGTCAGTGCTCTGTCACAGTAcagtgatgatgaggatgatgaggaagaggaagaacatGATTTAAAGGTTGACAAGATGGACATGTGTGACGGCAAGGATCCAGAGAACCCCCGCAAGGATGGGCTCATTAACAGTGAGG GCCGAACCAGCAATGACGGCACCAAGAAGTTTCCTTCTGACAAGATTTTTGAAGCCATCTCTTCCATGTTTCCTGACAAGGGCTCCACTGAGGAGCTCAAAGAAAA GTACAAGGAGTTGACGGAGCAGCAGCTGCCTGGTGCTCTCCCACCTGAATGCACACCAAACATTGATGGTCCAAATGCTCGCTCAGTGCAGCGAGAGCAGAGCCTGCACTCCTTCCACACACTGTTCTGCAGACGCTGCTTCAAATATGACTGCTTCCTCCACC ctTTCCATGCAACTCCAAATACCTATAAGCGCAAGAACTTGGAAAACCTGGTAGAAAGTAAACCATGTGGCATTGACTGCTACATGTACCTGGTGCAG GATGGTATCATGAGGGAGTACCCTGCTGGAATAGTTGCAGATCGGGCTAAGACGCCCTCCAAGCGTATGGTGGGCCGCCGCCGTGGACGACTGCCCAACAGCAACAGCCGGCCCAGCACCCCTACCGTTTCTTCGGaaacaaaagacacagacagCGACCGTGAAGGCAGCAAAGACGACGAGAGAGACAACGATGAAGACAAGAAGGATGAGAACACAAGCAGCTCAG AGGGTAACTCGCGGTGTCAGACTCCTGTGAAGATGAAGCTGACTGCTGAGGCTGAAGCAGTGGAGTGGAGTGGAGCCGAAGCCTCTCTGTTCAGGGTTCTGATTGGGACATACTATGACAACTACTGCGCCATTGCACGCCTCATAGGCACCAAGACCTGCAGACAG GTTTACGAGTTCAGGGTCAAGGAGTCGAGCATCATTGCTCGGGCTCCTGCAGAGGATGAGGACACACCGCctagaaagaagaagaggaaacacaGGCTGTGGGCCACTCACTGCAGGAAGATCCAGCTGaagaaag ATGGCTCATCCAATCACGTGTATAATTACCAGCCTTGTGACCACCCGCGGCAGCCCTGTGACTCCTCCTGTCCCTGTGTCACTGCTCAAAACTTTTGTGAGAAGTTCTGCCAGTGCAGCTCTGAGT GTCAGAATCGTTTTCCAGGTTGTCGGTGCAAAGCCCAGTGTAATACCAAGCAGTGTCCCTGCTACCTGGCAGTGAGGGAGTGTGACCCCGACCTCTGTCTGACCTGTGGCGCTGCAGACCACTGGGACAGCAAGAATGTGTCCTGCAAGAACTGCTCCATTCAGAGAGGAGCCAAGAAG CACCTGCTGCTGGCCCCGTCAGACGTGGCAGGCTGGGGCATCTTCATCAAAGAGCCGGTGCAGAAAAATGAGTTCATCTCTGAGTACTGTGGAGAG ATTATCTCTCAGGATGAAGCAGACCGAAGGGGGAAAGTCTACGACAAATACATGTGCAGCTTCCTCTTCAATCTGAACAATG ACTTTGTTGTTGATGCAACGAGAAAGGGCAATAAGATCCGCTTTGCCAACCACTCTGTCAATCCTAACTGCTATGCAAAAG TGATGATGGTGAACGGGGATCACCGAATAGGGATCTTTGCCAAAAGAGCCATCCAGACTGGAGAGGAACTATTCTTTGACTACAG GTACAGCCAGGCGGATGCTCTGAAGTACGTCGGGATTGAGCGGGAGATGGAGATACCCTGA